The Leguminivora glycinivorella isolate SPB_JAAS2020 chromosome 2, LegGlyc_1.1, whole genome shotgun sequence DNA window ccgtgAAACAACATTGATTCAGCGTTCGATGCCTAAATCTATGGAGTGGCTAAAAAGACGAAATTTAGTCACATAACAAAATAATTACCGGATCGCAAGAAAACTCACGAAAAGCCAATATTCAACACTATTTACTTCACTAAGAATGCCACGACAAACTTATGCACTATTTGTATTGATATAGATAGTCTTCGTGTACATAAATCTAAAATTTTGTGACAAAGTAAGTATAAATCTCTTCATAATACCCAATAAAGAAAAATACTACCTAACTTAAAACATTACCTATTTTTAAGAAAGTCGATTTTACTAAAACAAAGGGTACAAAGCATCATTATCTACCCAAGTTGTTATTTTACAACCCATCAAAGTTTTACCAGACTTTAATAGGCACTTAAAACCGAGTAGTTTCTACTAAAATAACCGTCGTGACACTTTCCCGATCAACTATGACATTTACAAGATAATATTAAATGCTATAAATTTGGTTCGAAACATTTCACGTTATTGCTTTTCATAAGAGTCATAACGGCTGGAATAGTAAAATGGAATATTATATTTACCTGGGATGGGTTAAGCCGTTGAAAATTATGCTTTTGATAATGATAAGTACGTATTTAAGCGTAggtcaaaatttaaaaactcgcTAGTTACCAAATACGTTTCATtctgtataaggtacagcggggcaaatttaaCTGCTCCGTTTTTTCCATTACTTACTACACTATTGAGTTCCaggtgtatccactgaacacgcctaccatatttaAACGCCGAGACtgtttttaataatgcaaatattgtaaaacatggaaaaaatggatcaaatGCAGTagaaattgccccgctgtaccttactgaaaaattgtccgaaataaGATCGTTTTAAAAGTACAATTTAAAAAAGAGAGAGCAGTTGCTCTGATTATCTGACAGTTGCGTTTGTTCATAACTTTCCGACTCCAGATGGATCGAGTTTTAACAAATTGTGTTACGCGAGTTACTTCAGTTAGCAGTTGATGGAGGATGTTCCTCGAAGTAAATTTACTTGCATCTTCGGTGCAGTAAGTGCAGTTGCAGATTGTAGTTGATAAGATAAAGTTATATATAAAGTACCTATTACCTACCAGCAAATttattgtgagtgtgcacggaaaaatgtcccactttgtcgataaataataaatcatataaagatacaagtaaatctcgccttaatggtaaccaacaAAGTAGGACGTTTGACTAAATACCCTCACAATTATAGTGAAAACAAATATAGAAAAACTAAAAATGCCTCAAACGATATAcgtaaaaatacatttattcgTAACGAACGTACGTATAAGTACTTCTTTTAATCTCCTATAGACACAAATGGCtaaaacctttgtcaaaaaaACTTAACTTTTTTTGTCGCTATCTCCTTTAAAAGCTCTTTCCCTTAACTTCTTCtcgtaaatttaaaattacctATTACCGTCAATATTAGGTTCTAACCATCACAATAAATTGTTAGTATGTAGGCCCTTCTGTTCTACGAGCAAGTCAATAAAGCCAGGCAGATGACTGATAAAACTTTATAACCAGTAAAACACACAAATAGCCTTCGACGTACGTTGATAAcgtgttttagaacttttatgaatattgttttaaaagctACTGTTGTTAAAAGGACCAGAGCACATTTTACTTATTGAGCTGCTATAAAATTTGATAAAGCAACAAAAGATACATTTTGAATTGTATTTATAGATGTTACTAAATagttaaaacagtttttttacaTCGTATCAACTCTTATAGTACTAGAGCCCACGACCAAAACCATGTCTCATAGCAATACGGCAAAAACCCTATAAAATCGTTAGATTGTATGATTCTGAACCCGACTAGGTGTGTAGTAACGGTCGAAAGTGTAGCAACTGCGTGGGAGGCCATTTCTGCTGTGTCAAAAAAAAAGGCAGTCGGTATTATAGCAATACGTCTGATAGTGAAAATGTACatagattttataattgtattacgaaaaagtttgttttcagacattttgcGCGTAGCACATAGCCTGAGCGCATTTTTGAAAATGTCAACAAATTTAGCCGACCTGTATCATAGCAAtacggataattttttttttaacttttcgtATTGCTGCCATGATTACCAAAAACCTGTTTTCAGACACTTTAAGTGTAGCATATACTCCCATGGATGGTATGAAGACGAGGGACGATTTCAGTTTTCGTGGTTCTCTGGCAACCAACTACCTGAGTTGAGCAACGTTATTTTGGACGACAAATCATCATCCACAACAGGTACAGTTTACATGGCTTTTGCTGTTAATTTCATAAATAAGTTCGTGATTTTTACTAACGATGTTTATTTTACAGAAGAGGACGTTGAAGATCTCCCGAGCGACGTCGAGAGTGATTTCGAAGACGACGATTCCGAATCCGACAGCGATTGAATACGAGAATATTTTGTAACTTTGaacaaaccgtttttttttcaacttcatCCCAGTTTCCTTTTGTGCGATTTATTTCAGTCCTTCAACTTCAATGTTACGGTTTCGGGTAAATTCTTTGTTAATTATCATCTAATAAATTCAGGGTCGCAACGTATTCATTGGTTTGTAACAGAGAATTCAAGATGCCTCAATACGATTTTTAAATGATATCTGAGTATCGAAAAGTTGTCTGATAGAGAAGGTGCTACACTTAATTTGTCTGATATAATTTTTTTGCACATGTGGACAACTTATTTTATCATGTCCAACAATTTTCAGACATATTGCTATGATACCGATCGGTaaaatttgttaacattttcaAAACGGTCTCAAAATTTAATGCGTTCACATTTCCGtctgaaaattgttttgttcgcatcaaataaccaaaatttactaataaaaaagattttcagacgtattgctatgagacattttttttgtctcatttttaatttttttaagtgattTTACGGGTTTGCGCTACACCACTAACGTCTGAAAAATATGTTTCCGGTATCTCAGAACTATCATTCAACTACAGTCTGCAAATCAGACATATTGCTATGATGCAGTTCGGTAAAATTctttgacaattttgaaaattcgGTCAGATCAAACACTACGCGGAAAATGTCTGATATTGGTATTTTCGAGTTCAGGATAATCGTATCTATCGATTTGATGCGGTTTTGGCTGTGTTGCTATGAGACAAAAATTTTGGTCGTGGGCTCTTATTCTATTAGACACGCGTGTAGTTCACGGAACACTAGTGAAAAGAAGAGGAACGTGTTAGGTAAACCTAGACCAAGTAGCGAGTATGCAAATCAATAttagaacagaaaaaaaaaacactcactACTTAGTACTAACGTATTCAGCGAGGCGAAACGTGAAACTGGGTAAATAAACCGGGTACATTTTTACGGGAATTCAAATCATCTTATGTACTATGAGCTCTATAATTAATTTAGATGCATATGCGGTAGATTccgtacatttttttgcaattttacGGTGTCCTCAAACTGAATAACCTGGAACCGAGTTTTGAATGTCGGCCATTCGATTttgtgaatttcgttcaataataacTCCACTACTAGGTATTTAAATGTCACTAACAGAATTGAAAACgcgtggtcattaccactagattaCAAATTACTTACTAGCCATCCTTTTACAAAAATATGTAGCTTTACTTCGTcgtccacagactttcgaaagGTGAATTcctgcgttcgaaattcaaaaatcggtcccatGGTCAGTATAACATTCctattattatatgtaatacTGATCAGAGTGATcaggttaagacgatacaggaggggtcaactctccatacaaacgctctcgactatttcctccctggtttttgaagatagagcaatgattttttcaacacttatttttattatttttatctgtgtcggaccgttttgatttttttgatattcttatttttaaaaccgctagagcccatcaaaaatttccaaaaactgccttattgattatggcgcaaataaaggtgtggtattcaaaattggtaacaattagccaaaaaaactaaacggcccgacacagaatatttcaatgttaTTCAGATTATCAAATGTTGTtacctcgatttcaaagatttttcgCAACATCTTTTAACGGAGTttttctgaatggacaattttttttttcgataaatctagttaacagCACTAGAAAGGGGGCTccttcctttccattttagcatttccGCTCCTCTAGCGTCTTAACGAAAACAGAATTTGCAAGCTCcaaattattttacaaaactagcCACCCAAGAATCATGTTGAACAAAAAATAGGTATGCTGTTTTGCATAGTTTTACAAAAGACAATGCGCCCATCCCGTTATGGCAAAGGCGCGAGGGTCAACAAAAGGCTGCGCACTTGTCAACAAATATTGACATAACAAAGTTTGTAACAATCGCCAGGCGCAGTCAGTGTCCTGCTGTGAATATACAATACAGGGAATTGTAGGTACTCGTATTGTATGCCAGAAATCAGGAGCGGTTGAGGTTCATACGTAAGATTTTGTGAATTTTGGAAACAAGCTAGCCAATTAGATGATATATCTGCAATTAGCAATTAACAAACAAATTCACAAAGCTAAAATAGAAAGATTATCGTCGGAACCACATTCATGTACTTACTtcgatggctcagcgacccgaagtggatcttggttTGAATGAATCACTCACATCACAAACAATAACTCATCATCATCACGATGCGTCAATCTTTTGACTAAAACAGGGTAACATACAACGTCAAGTCTTGTATAAAGCTTAGTGACAAATATATTAAACGTAACCCCTTTTCGCGAACGGCTCGCGTGTACAAAATGTTTCGGAAGCGTCGCGTGCGTTGGTACAAATTCTATTAATCGTCCGGTAAGTGCTTACTAAGTTGATGTGACAGCCTGATTAAAAGATGACTAAGAGTAAGGTCACCGTGTCATGTAATTTTTATATGGTAATAGGACAACGTGGTGGGGGTGGGGTGGGGGTTTTCGTGGTTTGATGCTATTTCATCGTGAAAAAGTATTAGCATTACGTTATGGCCTAGTGTATTAGTTCAGAAAATgtagttacataattataaggGTCGTATACACGTTTCAGTTACATACAATATCAATCgatattagtttaatatttcaCAGGAAACATTATAAACAATAGCGCGGTAAAGCTACAGAAACTAGCACAAAGACTCAATTTGCTGTTCACCGTACGTCAATATTGTACTTTGGAGACTATTCAACTCTATCCTAACATGGTTTGATCAAACAACACGCAAATGTAGGTACTACTCGTAATACAGACTTACCGAAACGTTTCTGACTAAGTGCTTAGTCAGCGCTTAAGTAATGATACTAATGATATCCTGTCGGCCTAGCTGaactgacaatcgttgacgctacgtggtgatcgaaacgcagtctatcTTCGTCGCGCCACTACATAAGAGCGGTAGGGAGCGAGTTACGAAACGCTCgggaagcgtaagcgattgtgacgttggctaccCTGGAAGAAATTTTGTCATAATTTCCATAATCCACAGACAGCAAGAAACGTCTCTCTGCGAAACTTCACGACTCAAGAAAGAAATTGTCTACAATACCCTTGTAAATAGAATTACAACAGCTGCAAACGAAATTTGAGCATAAAATTACCTTCTtggatatttaaatttaaaccttAGACATTATGAAACAAGTCTTATATTAACTGGGAGTAATGTTTTGATATTTGCTAACACTGTCGACAACTTTTAGAAGTTAAAGTTTTACGCAGAGTTGTTTTGCGTCCTGTATAAGTATACGGGGGAACGTCGAACGATAAAAAGTAAGCAATTTATCAACTAAGTAACTGCAACTTTTACTTCCTTTACTGATATTATTCTTAGATTAAGCAAAGGGGGAGATCCGGGAAATGCTTTACTCAAAAACATGCATAAAATGAGAAATATACTTAACACAACACAATTTTTTAACACCTGCGtacgtttttaaccgacttcaaaaaaggaggaggttctcaattcgactgaatttttttttttttttttttgtatgtatgttattcgatatctccgagaatcgtggaccgattttcaaattttttttttttgattgaaccggtataaccccgagatggtcccattggcaccaagtcagggtctgatgatgggatcctggagaaatcgagggaactcttcaaatgttataggcacatgtaatgtttttagtctatttttcaaaggtacaccagtatttacgtctgatggtaataattttatgtcgctgagctgatgatggaaggtcaactcctcaatggttaggagttaaaggataattctttcactactgtacatgtattcggactgatacatataatatcactaggaaccactaaaaatcaacaaataaataaactttttaacaaaaataaaaccgccttcaaaaataagcgcgttacaaaacacggagaaactaaaaagccaaaaataataaacctttcaattcagatttcttatcgtattgcaataagctaaaccatccaaattataaacaaatcaattatttttggagtcgg harbors:
- the LOC125242318 gene encoding uncharacterized protein LOC125242318, which produces MILNPTRCVVTVESVATAWEAISAVSKKKAVGIIAIRLIVKMYIDFIIVLRKSLFSDILRVAHSLSAFLKMSTNLADLYHSNTDNFFFNFSYCCHDYQKPVFRHFKCSIYSHGWYEDEGRFQFSWFSGNQLPELSNVILDDKSSSTTEEDVEDLPSDVESDFEDDDSESDSD